From a region of the Carettochelys insculpta isolate YL-2023 chromosome 29, ASM3395843v1, whole genome shotgun sequence genome:
- the PGLYRP2 gene encoding N-acetylmuramoyl-L-alanine amidase: MIRAWRQAKAAGGSSMPGDVLSAPETWRLAPPMEKVCWTQLQFLAVLLSLSAWLEPGKGSLSLHMDSLIQVVEALESHHLNGHLSLSVPELARGLGCCNSQFYQLLLGEMPTTPPALSFLSQEQRSFFTHLLTHQVQPSWAEQGVVLLPDGTTVAVSPLLAGIDAGLKGRREMPLPPEAVAPSLATTEPSSRTQPTIDTLYAVTIAKDLGMAFLLAQANESQAPMGPNGCWDSVDNPQNFTLLGHPSHLTDAFVNGALDGVILGAHLAGQGAPRASLSTLLREYYSGGGLAGHGQARSNFRRQNFVQLTAAGQLEEQVLRSLQLLRSLPQPEPRLGGVGDEELLATAHSAVQEFTHTYLECPAIIPRCMWRARPYKGTPTQLQLPLSFVYIHHTSSPSQPCRTFPECAADMRSMQRFHQDDRGWDDIGYSFVVGSDGYMYQGRGWNWVGAHTRGYNRKGYGVGFIGNYMDTLPEAFALRLVRDNFLLCAVKGSKIRANYTVHGHRQMGHTMCPGNMLFQEIQTWHGFK, from the exons ATGATTAGAGCCTGGCGCCAGGCAAAAGCGGCTGGTGGAAGCTCAATGCCAG GGGATGTGCTGTCTGCACCTGAGACCTGGAGGCTcgcaccacccatggagaagGTGTGCTGGACACAGCTGCAGTTCCTCGCTGTGCTGCTGAGTCTCAGCGCCTGGCTGGAGCCTGGCAAAG gCTCCCTCTCATTGCACATGGACTCCCTGATCCAAGTGGTGGAAGCGCTGGAATCTCACCATCTGAATGGACACCTCAGCCTGAGCGTGCCAGAACTCGCCCGGGGCCTGGGCTGCTGTAACAGCCAGTTCtaccagctcctgctgggggagatgCCCACTACGCCCCCAGCCCTGTCGTTCCTGAGCCAGGAACAGAGATCGTTCTTCACGCACCTCCTGACGCACCAAGTGCAGCCCTCCTGGGCTGAGCAAGGGGTGGTGCTGCTCCCTGATGGCACCACGGTGGCTGTGAGCCCCTTGTTGGCTGGGATTGACGCAGGGCTGAAGGGGAGGCGGGAAATGCCGCTGCCCCCGGAGGCTGTGGCACCATCACTAGCTACGACTGAGCCCTCAAGCCGGACACAGCCAACTATAGACACCCTCTATGCAGTGACCATTGCCAAGGACCTGGGCATGGCCTTTCTCCTGGCTCAGGCCAACGAGAGTCAAGCGCCCATGGGGCCAAATGGCTGCTGGGACAGCGTGGACAATCCCCAAAACTTCACCCTCCTGGGTCACCCCTCACACCTCACCGATGCCTTCGTCAATGGGGCGCTGGATGGCGTCATCCTGGGAGCGCATCTAGCAGGGCAAGGCGCACCCAGGGCCTCCCTAAGCACCCTGCTGAGAGAGTACTACAGTGGGGGTGGCCTGGCTGGGCATGGCCAGGCCAGGAGCAACTTCAGACGGCAGAACTTTGTGCAGCTcactgcagctgggcagctggaggagcaggtgcTGCGTTCCCTCCAGCTGCTCCGGTCGctgccacagccagagccccggCTTGGTGGGGTTGGGGATGAGGAGCTGCTGGCCACTGCGCACTCGGCAGTGCAGGAGTTCACACACACTTACCTGG AATGCCCGGCCATCATCCCCCGCTGCATGTGGAGGGCCAGGCCCTACAAGGGGACCCCCACACAACTCCAACTGCCTCTCAGCTTCGTGTACATCCACCACACCAGctcacccagccagccctgccgaACCTTCCCTGAGTGTGCTGCTGATATGAGGTCCATGCAGCGCTTCCACCAGGACGACCGTGGCTGGGATGACATCGGCTACAG cttcGTGGTTGGCTCGGACGGGTACATGTACCAGGGCCGAGGTTGGAACTGGGTTGGCGCTCACACCCGGGGCTACAACCGCAAAGGCTATGGCGTGGGTTTCATTGGGAACTACATGGACACCCTACCGGAAGCCTTCGCCCTCAGGCTGGTGCGTGATAACTTCCTGCTGTGCGCTGTGAAGGGGTCCAAGATCCGAGCCAACTACACTGTTCACGGGCACCGGCAGATGGGGCACACGATGTGCCCAGGGAACATGCTCTTCCAGGAGATCCAAACGTGGCATGGCTTCAAG TGA